The genomic region GTAATTCCAATAACTAAATTGGACTCTCTCTTAAATTCATCGATCCTTAACTTGGCCAGCTCTTGAAGAAAATCAATAGGGTCATTGCATGGAATAAATTGTACTTTAGGATATTTTTCAACAAGAGTTTTAAGAGTTTTTAAATTCTCTTGTGCATCTCTGAATATAACTATCTTACAACCAGACAAGATCACAGATTCACAAAAGTTGAATCCATCGAAGTTATCCCCGTATAAACAAAAGAAAACTTCTTCTTTATTATATTTTCTTGAATCTGTTGATAGAGAAACTTGAGTCCTTTCAAAAGTAAATTTACTTTGTAATTGATTCAAAAGAGATAAGTTAAACATTACAATCCTTTAATGGCATTTCTTATTACTTCACTATCACTAAAATGGTATTTAACACCTTTAATCTCTTGATAGTCTTCGTGACCTTTTCCTGCGACAAGAACCACAGAACGTTTCTTTAAATTATTTATTGCTAACTCGATGGCCTTCTTACGATCTTCTTCTATAGTATAATTACCTTTTAAGTCACATACAATATCTTCAATAATCTTCATCGGTTCTTCTGTTCTAGGATTATCAGATGTCACAATGATTGAGTCAGCGTACTTTTCAACAACCTTTCCCATTAAAGATCTTTTAGATGTGTCTCTATCTCCACCACAGCCAAAGACAACAACTAATTCGTAATCATTAAAATCTGACTTGATTGTATTGCATATATTTTCTAAGGCATCGGGAGTATGTGCATAATCAACAATTATTATATTGCCATTTATCTCTACGGGCTCAAATCGTCCGTCAGGTAAATTAATTTTCTCCATTTCAGACATTAAGATTCTTCTACCTATGAGCTCTTGAACCAAAGCACGGGCTATTGCTAAGTTGTTTTGATTATACTTAGCTTTAAAACCTACAGACAGACGTTGGTCATAAAATGGTTTTACAATATACGTGTTAATTTTTTCTACATCTAATTTTTTAATTAAATCTTCTTCCGTTTGAGGAACAATTATATTTTTATTCTTAAGATTATTAACAAGTAAGCACTTTGCTTTAAAATATTCTTCAAAGCTTGAATGGTAGTCTAGATGGTCTTGTGAAAAACTTGTCCATGCTCCAAGTTCAAGTTCAATATCAAATAACCTTTTTTGAGCAAGCGCGTGAGAGCTAACTTCAATAAATAGAAATTTATAATCTTTTTGATATTTATGGATAATCTTTCTTAGTTCAAGGTAGCTAGGCGTTGTACTTAAGAGATCTTTTTCTAAAACCTTTTCACTCGATCTTATCCCAATAGTACCTATGGATAAAGAAGGGTAGTTACAATTAGATGCTATCTGCATTGCAAGATAACTAGTTGATGTCTTACCATTGGTTCCCGTAATACCAATAAGCTTCAACTTTTGCTGATCGGGGTAGAGTATATCAGCAATTATTTTTTGCGCTTTAAGGAAGTCCTCTTTACTAACAACCCATATATTTATGCCAGGAATTTCGATTCTTAAAGTTGTTACAAGATTTTTGCAGTCACTTTGAGTTAATCTCTTTTTAAGCGTGTCTACTGGAAGACCTTCTGAATTGAGGTTGTAGAAGCATAGATCGTTAGCGCAAGCTAACTGCAGATTAGTTGTGGCCCCAAGAATTTCACTTTGAAGATTTGCATTCTTCGATTCTATCAGTGGAGTAAGAATATCTGTGATTTTTTCATTATTCATAACTAGGTGGATTATAATACAATCTAACAGATCGTCCACCTTCTATTTTTTCACCAGAAGGAGGATCTTGCGATGAAACGACTCCAATTCCCTGGTGATGAATTGTTAAGTTTAATTTCTTAGCTAATTGACTAGCTGAACGCTTATCAAGACCTTTGAAGTCAGGAATATGACCTTTAATTATACGAGTTGAAGAGTGCTTAACTTTTACTGTGTCAAAGTTATTTTTCTTATCAAAATTCTTCTTCACCGCTAAATTACCAAGGTTGCGATCTTTATAAAGAATGTATTGTGCAATCTTCTTAAAGACCGGAGCAGCGACAACACCACCGTAGTAGGCCTTACCTTTTTCAGGACGATGTACGTAGACATAAACAACAAATTTATCTTTTGTTCCAAGAGGAAAGCCAATAAATCCTGGTGTATAACCTGTATAACCACCACCATTACTATCTGACTTTTGTGCTGTTGATGTCTTCCCACCAATTGTAAAGTACGGAATTCTTGCATTAGTTCCTGTTCCATTTTCAACAGCTTCTACCAACATTTTTTTCAACTCTCTAGAAGTTTGAAATTCTATTATTCTCTCTTTATCTTCTTCCTTAATCTCACTTTTATCTCTTTTAAGGATTGTTGGTTTTATATAGTTACCTTCATTTAGTATCGCAGAGTATGCAGACAACATTTGTATTCCTGTCGTAGCAACTCCTTGACCGAAGCTAATATTACTTAGACTTAATGGAGATACATTCTCTTCCTCATTAAATATACCTCTTGATTCTCCAGAAATTTCTATTCCTGTTTTTTCACCAATCCTAAACTTCTTTAGCGTTTCTTTTAGTTTCGGATACGTTAAATCAAAAGCAATTTTTGTCGTTCCTACGTTTGATGAATGACTTAGGATATCTGTAACAGATAGCCACTCATACTTCTTCTTTGATTCCGCTTCAGAGATTATATGACCTTCTACTTTTAACTTTCCTTGCTCACAATAATAGTTCGTATCTGGGCGTGCAATTTTATGTTCTAACGCTGAAGCAATTGTAAGTGATTTGAACGTTGAACCAGGTTCGAATGGATCTGTAATAAAAGAAAGTTTTTGATTCTTAGAAGGCGACTTATGAGGATAATTTGGATCAAAAGTAGGGTAGTTACCCATTGCCAGAATTTCACCTGTCTCAGAATTCATTACTCCAAAGCCACCTTTAAGTGCTCCGTATTCCTCAATTGCATCTTTTAAAGCCTTTTCACCGATTGACTGCAGATCTTTATCAATAGAGAGAATAATATCTTTAGCGCCACTTCCGGCCTGTGTACTT from Halobacteriovorax sp. HLS harbors:
- a CDS encoding UDP-N-acetylmuramoyl-L-alanyl-D-glutamate--2,6-diaminopimelate ligase codes for the protein MNNEKITDILTPLIESKNANLQSEILGATTNLQLACANDLCFYNLNSEGLPVDTLKKRLTQSDCKNLVTTLRIEIPGINIWVVSKEDFLKAQKIIADILYPDQQKLKLIGITGTNGKTSTSYLAMQIASNCNYPSLSIGTIGIRSSEKVLEKDLLSTTPSYLELRKIIHKYQKDYKFLFIEVSSHALAQKRLFDIELELGAWTSFSQDHLDYHSSFEEYFKAKCLLVNNLKNKNIIVPQTEEDLIKKLDVEKINTYIVKPFYDQRLSVGFKAKYNQNNLAIARALVQELIGRRILMSEMEKINLPDGRFEPVEINGNIIIVDYAHTPDALENICNTIKSDFNDYELVVVFGCGGDRDTSKRSLMGKVVEKYADSIIVTSDNPRTEEPMKIIEDIVCDLKGNYTIEEDRKKAIELAINNLKKRSVVLVAGKGHEDYQEIKGVKYHFSDSEVIRNAIKGL
- a CDS encoding penicillin-binding protein — translated: MENNSTKIKISFFIFVGLFTAILIKAFMLQVVDKEHLLTKAKKQFFRERTTYPKRGSIYDRNGNPLAINVQTYSIFTIPKNLKGDYSTYREVSKIVPDLTYNKIMSIIKKRKKFTFLARKIELTNEQVEKLKDLKGVHIEAVAKRFYPNHELVAQTVGFVGIDNGGLSGIEYAFDEQLKGKPKITKYVIDRKGRPIKFESTQAGSGAKDIILSIDKDLQSIGEKALKDAIEEYGALKGGFGVMNSETGEILAMGNYPTFDPNYPHKSPSKNQKLSFITDPFEPGSTFKSLTIASALEHKIARPDTNYYCEQGKLKVEGHIISEAESKKKYEWLSVTDILSHSSNVGTTKIAFDLTYPKLKETLKKFRIGEKTGIEISGESRGIFNEEENVSPLSLSNISFGQGVATTGIQMLSAYSAILNEGNYIKPTILKRDKSEIKEEDKERIIEFQTSRELKKMLVEAVENGTGTNARIPYFTIGGKTSTAQKSDSNGGGYTGYTPGFIGFPLGTKDKFVVYVYVHRPEKGKAYYGGVVAAPVFKKIAQYILYKDRNLGNLAVKKNFDKKNNFDTVKVKHSSTRIIKGHIPDFKGLDKRSASQLAKKLNLTIHHQGIGVVSSQDPPSGEKIEGGRSVRLYYNPPSYE